In one Leptospira fletcheri genomic region, the following are encoded:
- a CDS encoding ABA4-like family protein — protein sequence MTPELLFTISNRFALVGWILLAFFPNLKITRILVRNGIWSAILSVGYLLILGTHLGAEGGFQSLSGVSTLFSNPWILLGGWVHYLAFDLFLGVWESKETEAIGLSRWVLIPCLFLTLMFGPIGFLIFFVIRLVKGGIHVGI from the coding sequence GTGACGCCTGAATTGCTTTTTACGATATCGAACCGCTTCGCTTTAGTCGGCTGGATTTTACTGGCGTTCTTTCCGAACCTTAAGATCACCCGAATTTTGGTTCGAAACGGAATTTGGTCCGCCATTTTATCGGTCGGGTATTTGTTGATCCTTGGCACGCATTTGGGCGCCGAAGGCGGTTTTCAATCTCTGTCGGGTGTATCGACCCTCTTTTCGAATCCTTGGATTCTTTTGGGCGGATGGGTACATTACCTCGCTTTCGATTTGTTTTTGGGAGTTTGGGAATCGAAGGAGACAGAAGCCATCGGGCTTTCCAGATGGGTTTTGATTCCTTGTCTGTTTTTGACGCTCATGTTTGGACCTATCGGTTTTCTTATTTTTTTCGTTATACGACTAGTTAAAGGAGGCATTCATGTCGGCATATAG